In Kineosporiaceae bacterium, a genomic segment contains:
- a CDS encoding adenosine deaminase, with product MTSSEVVASAPKVLLHDHLDGGLRAETVFELAGEIGHRLPAGDPASLDAWFRAAADSGSLVSYLETFAHTVAVMQTRDHLVRVARECALDLAEDGVIYAEVRYAPEQHLEQGLTLDEVVDAVQEGFAAGSAEAAERGIPIRVGTLITAMRHAARAVEIAELAVRHRDSGVVGFDIAGAEAGFPPSRHLDAFEYLHRENFHVTIHAGEAFGLPSIWEAVQVCGTDRLGHGVRIMDDITRHPGLDRRGRPNVTLGRLAAWVRDQRIPLEMCPSSNVQTGAAKNIAEHPITLLKNLRYRVTVNTDNRLMSGTSMSREMTLLVEQAGWTLADLRWVTINALKSAFIPFDDRLALIEEVVKPRYAALGAAP from the coding sequence ATGACCAGTTCCGAGGTAGTGGCGTCGGCTCCGAAGGTCCTGTTGCACGACCATCTGGACGGCGGGCTGCGCGCCGAGACGGTGTTCGAGCTGGCCGGCGAGATCGGGCATCGGTTGCCGGCCGGTGACCCTGCGTCCCTCGATGCCTGGTTCCGGGCGGCCGCCGATTCGGGGTCGCTGGTCAGCTATCTGGAGACCTTCGCGCACACCGTGGCGGTGATGCAGACCCGAGACCATCTGGTGCGGGTGGCCCGGGAGTGCGCCCTCGATCTGGCCGAGGACGGCGTGATCTACGCCGAGGTGCGCTATGCCCCCGAACAGCACCTCGAGCAGGGGCTGACCCTGGACGAGGTGGTGGACGCCGTCCAGGAGGGGTTCGCCGCGGGCAGCGCCGAGGCCGCGGAGCGCGGCATCCCGATCCGAGTGGGCACGCTGATCACGGCGATGCGGCATGCCGCGAGAGCAGTCGAGATCGCCGAACTCGCTGTGCGGCATCGGGATTCGGGAGTCGTGGGCTTCGACATCGCCGGCGCCGAGGCGGGCTTCCCGCCGTCGCGTCATCTGGACGCCTTCGAGTACCTGCACCGCGAGAACTTCCACGTCACGATCCACGCGGGGGAGGCGTTCGGGCTGCCGAGCATCTGGGAGGCGGTGCAGGTGTGCGGCACCGATCGGCTCGGTCACGGCGTGCGCATCATGGACGACATCACGCGTCACCCCGGCCTGGACCGTCGGGGTCGGCCGAACGTGACGCTGGGTCGGCTCGCCGCGTGGGTGCGCGACCAGCGGATCCCGCTGGAGATGTGCCCGTCGAGCAATGTGCAGACCGGGGCCGCGAAGAACATCGCCGAACACCCGATCACGCTGCTGAAGAACCTGCGCTACCGGGTCACGGTGAACACCGACAACCGGCTGATGTCCGGCACCTCGATGAGCCGTGAGATGACGTTGCTGGTCGAGCAGGCGGGCTGGACCCTGGCCGACCTGCGTTGGGTGACGATCAACGCGCTCAAGAGTGCGTTCATCCCGTTCGACGACCGGCTCGCGCTGATCGAGGAGGTCGTCAAGCCGCGCTACGCGGCGCTCGGCGCCGCGCCCTGA
- a CDS encoding slipin family protein, with protein MNVFVPLAVILVLALWLLAASVRMVQQYERGIVLRFGRLQEHQRGPGLQLIVPIADRMTKVSMQTVVMGIPAQGAITRDNVTLTVDAVVYYRVIDPVKAIINVQNYPMAVSQVAQTSLRAVIGRVDLDTLLSDRESINAELKAVIDAPTEEPWGLHIERVEVKDVALPEGMKRSMSRQAEAERERRARVIAADGEFQASTKLAQAARAMGDTPGALQLRLLQTVVDVAAEKNSTLVMPFPVELLRFFDRAGSTTEAAAESSVELTPAMLGVPAHV; from the coding sequence ATGAACGTCTTCGTTCCCCTCGCCGTCATCCTCGTCCTCGCGCTGTGGCTGCTGGCCGCCAGTGTGCGGATGGTCCAGCAATACGAACGCGGCATCGTGCTGAGATTCGGTCGCCTCCAAGAACACCAGCGCGGCCCCGGACTGCAGCTCATCGTGCCGATCGCCGATCGCATGACCAAGGTGTCGATGCAGACCGTCGTGATGGGCATCCCGGCCCAGGGCGCGATCACTCGCGACAACGTGACGCTGACCGTCGACGCGGTCGTCTACTACCGGGTGATCGACCCGGTCAAGGCCATCATCAACGTGCAGAACTACCCCATGGCCGTCTCACAGGTGGCCCAGACCTCGCTCCGCGCGGTCATCGGCCGAGTCGATCTCGACACCCTGCTCTCGGATCGCGAGAGCATCAACGCCGAGTTGAAGGCCGTCATCGACGCCCCCACCGAGGAACCGTGGGGCCTTCACATCGAACGGGTCGAGGTCAAGGACGTCGCGTTGCCCGAGGGCATGAAGCGGTCGATGTCGCGCCAGGCCGAGGCCGAGCGCGAACGCCGGGCCCGGGTCATCGCCGCCGACGGCGAGTTCCAGGCCTCCACCAAGCTGGCCCAGGCCGCCCGCGCGATGGGCGACACCCCCGGGGCGCTTCAGCTGCGGTTGCTGCAGACCGTCGTCGACGTCGCGGCCGAGAAGAACAGCACGCTCGTCATGCCGTTCCCCGTCGAGCTGTTGCGGTTCTTCGACCGAGCCGGCTCCACCACCGAGGCTGCCGCCGAGTCATCGGTCGAGCTGACCCCTGCGATGCTCGGCGTCCCGGCTCACGTGTGA
- the ppk2 gene encoding polyphosphate kinase 2, with protein MTQKMGLREYIDTLRAQGYTVQGSKGEDPTLIAPDGRAVETWREDYPYDELLERETYEDDKYQLQTQLLQFQYWTQDVGAKHVLVFEGRDAAGKGGTIKRFMEHLNPRAARVVALTKPTSSEAGQWYFQRYIQHLPTAGEIVLFDRSWYNRAGVERVMGFCSDEQYATFMRQAPAFERMLVESGTTVTKLWFSVTQQEQRTRFAIRQIDPVRRWKLSPMDLESLDRWEDYTAAKQAMFDHTDKKHAPWLTIKSNDKKRARLNAMRVFLDQFDYEGKDPAIVYPPDPAIAARAKHTTGD; from the coding sequence ATGACGCAGAAGATGGGCCTCCGCGAGTACATCGACACGTTGCGCGCCCAGGGCTACACGGTGCAGGGCAGCAAGGGCGAGGATCCGACCCTGATCGCCCCCGACGGCCGGGCGGTCGAGACCTGGCGCGAGGACTATCCGTATGACGAGTTGCTGGAACGGGAGACCTACGAGGACGACAAGTACCAGTTGCAGACCCAGCTCCTGCAGTTCCAGTACTGGACACAGGACGTCGGTGCCAAGCACGTGCTCGTCTTCGAGGGCCGGGATGCCGCGGGCAAGGGCGGCACGATCAAACGCTTCATGGAGCACCTCAACCCCCGGGCCGCGCGCGTGGTGGCGCTCACCAAGCCCACCTCCAGCGAGGCGGGCCAGTGGTACTTCCAGCGCTATATCCAGCACCTGCCGACCGCCGGCGAGATCGTGCTGTTCGACCGGTCCTGGTACAACCGGGCCGGGGTCGAGCGGGTGATGGGGTTCTGTTCCGACGAGCAGTACGCGACCTTCATGCGCCAGGCCCCGGCCTTCGAGCGGATGCTCGTCGAGTCCGGCACGACGGTCACCAAGCTCTGGTTCTCGGTGACCCAGCAGGAACAACGCACCCGCTTCGCCATCCGCCAGATCGACCCGGTGCGACGCTGGAAGCTGTCGCCGATGGACCTGGAGAGCCTGGACCGCTGGGAGGACTACACCGCGGCGAAGCAGGCGATGTTCGACCACACCGACAAGAAGCACGCGCCCTGGCTGACCATCAAGAGCAACGACAAGAAGCGCGCCCGCCTGAACGCGATGCGCGTCTTCCTGGACCAGTTCGATTACGAGGGAAAGGATCCCGCGATCGTCTACCCGCCCGACCCGGCGATCGCCGCCCGGGCCAAACACACCACCGGCGACTGA
- the yjjI gene encoding YjjI family glycine radical enzyme produces the protein MSEFETQVRACLADPGLTYRQRVQALAMLAENAVEPPVVSEACCLAQAKGVIHDMGEGNAPYRPRYVLPDYAAALARGSAHLELEAPTTLDDALTFLLAMYAGVPSITGYPVYLGDLDRLLEPFVGSAEHGVSDEALDAALTRFWRLIDRTMPDAFVHANLGPDDGRVVRSLLRVDRALRQVVPNLTLRVDPDSTPDDLLREAVLTTCADGKPHYVNDPMMRADLGEAYGVVSCYNSLPRGGGAHTLVRLDVSASVRFAGVGLHEWLDDVLPRHVALTAELMAARIRHLVEQTGFYDHDWLAREGLIARDRFTAMFGFYGIAEAVELLGVGRYGHEEPATALGHRIVARLAELVAATPMPYCEATGGHALLHAQSGIDSDFGVTAGARIPVGSEPPLYHHIRAVAPNHRHVPAGISDIFRFEPTVQSNPDAVVAVLRGAFAEGMRDVTFDVVGNGFVRITGFLVREKDVAGIAQDGRARHASSFLGAGSMANQRLAERVVKPAPIGDGVR, from the coding sequence ATGTCCGAGTTCGAGACGCAGGTCCGGGCGTGCCTGGCTGATCCGGGGTTGACCTACCGGCAGCGCGTGCAGGCGCTGGCGATGCTGGCCGAGAACGCCGTCGAACCCCCTGTGGTCAGTGAGGCCTGTTGCCTGGCGCAGGCCAAGGGCGTGATCCACGACATGGGTGAGGGCAATGCCCCGTACCGGCCGCGCTACGTGCTGCCCGACTATGCGGCCGCGCTCGCCCGGGGCAGCGCCCATCTCGAGCTCGAGGCGCCGACCACGCTGGACGACGCGTTGACCTTCTTGCTGGCGATGTACGCCGGCGTGCCCTCGATCACGGGCTACCCGGTCTATCTGGGTGATCTCGACCGGCTGCTCGAGCCGTTCGTCGGGTCGGCCGAGCACGGGGTGAGCGACGAGGCGCTGGACGCCGCGTTGACCCGGTTCTGGCGGCTGATCGACCGCACCATGCCGGACGCCTTCGTGCACGCCAACCTCGGCCCGGACGACGGCCGCGTCGTCCGCTCGCTGTTGCGGGTCGATCGGGCGCTGCGCCAGGTGGTGCCGAACCTGACGCTGCGGGTCGACCCCGACAGCACCCCGGACGATCTGCTGCGCGAGGCCGTGCTCACCACCTGCGCCGACGGCAAGCCGCACTACGTGAACGACCCCATGATGCGCGCCGACCTGGGCGAGGCCTACGGCGTGGTGAGCTGCTACAACAGCCTGCCGCGCGGTGGCGGCGCCCACACCCTGGTGCGCCTCGACGTCTCCGCCAGCGTGCGCTTCGCGGGCGTGGGTCTGCACGAGTGGCTGGACGACGTGCTGCCGCGCCACGTCGCGCTCACCGCCGAGTTGATGGCCGCTCGAATCCGTCACCTGGTCGAGCAGACCGGCTTCTACGACCACGACTGGCTGGCCCGCGAGGGGCTGATCGCGCGCGACCGGTTCACCGCCATGTTCGGCTTCTACGGCATCGCCGAGGCGGTGGAACTGTTGGGCGTGGGACGCTACGGGCACGAGGAGCCGGCCACGGCGCTGGGTCATCGCATCGTGGCGCGGTTGGCCGAGTTGGTGGCCGCCACGCCGATGCCCTACTGCGAGGCCACGGGTGGGCATGCCCTGCTGCACGCCCAGTCGGGCATCGACTCCGACTTCGGGGTGACGGCCGGTGCCCGCATCCCGGTGGGGAGTGAACCGCCTCTCTACCATCACATTCGGGCCGTTGCGCCCAATCATCGGCACGTGCCGGCGGGGATCAGTGACATCTTCCGGTTCGAGCCGACGGTGCAGTCGAACCCGGACGCCGTGGTCGCCGTCCTACGGGGGGCCTTCGCCGAGGGAATGCGTGATGTGACCTTCGACGTGGTCGGCAACGGCTTCGTGCGGATCACCGGGTTCCTGGTGCGCGAGAAGGACGTCGCGGGTATCGCCCAGGACGGGCGGGCGCGGCACGCCAGCTCGTTCCTGGGTGCGGGCAGCATGGCGAACCAACGGCTGGCCGAGCGCGTGGTCAAGCCGGCACCGATCGGCGACGGGGTGAGGTGA
- a CDS encoding radical SAM protein: MTLDSAVQATGRVAGTVPFSAVDGTGSRYVIFLQGCGFDCLTCHNPATIPLQPKGMELVSVRSVIAPVIEAASFLTGVTITGGEPTVQPDFLEALLVALAEHPATAHLTRFVDSNGDASAEVWERLIPLVDGVMLDVKVLDPERHVVLTGMGNRRVLEAATRLAAKGVLIEVRLMLVPGINDADDDLTRTAHWLLSLDPEIRLRVNAYRRHGTRACARHLLEVTNADRARYHEVLTAAGVRNLTIG; the protein is encoded by the coding sequence ATGACGCTCGATTCCGCAGTGCAGGCGACGGGCCGAGTGGCCGGCACGGTGCCCTTCTCGGCTGTCGACGGCACCGGTAGCCGGTATGTCATCTTCTTGCAGGGGTGTGGTTTCGACTGTCTCACCTGCCACAACCCGGCCACGATCCCGTTGCAGCCCAAGGGAATGGAGCTGGTCAGCGTCCGTTCGGTGATCGCTCCCGTGATCGAGGCAGCGTCGTTCCTGACCGGTGTGACGATCACCGGCGGCGAGCCGACCGTGCAGCCGGACTTCCTCGAGGCGTTGCTGGTGGCGTTGGCCGAGCACCCGGCGACGGCGCACCTGACGAGGTTCGTCGACAGCAACGGGGACGCCTCGGCCGAGGTCTGGGAACGACTCATCCCGCTGGTGGACGGGGTGATGCTCGACGTCAAGGTGCTCGACCCGGAACGGCACGTCGTCCTGACCGGCATGGGTAACCGCCGGGTCCTCGAAGCGGCCACCCGGCTCGCGGCGAAGGGCGTGCTGATCGAGGTGCGGCTGATGCTGGTGCCCGGGATCAACGACGCGGACGACGATCTCACCCGCACGGCGCACTGGTTGCTCTCGCTCGATCCCGAGATCCGGCTTCGGGTCAACGCCTACCGGCGGCACGGTACCCGGGCGTGCGCCCGGCACCTGCTCGAGGTGACCAACGCCGACCGTGCTCGGTACCACGAGGTGCTGACGGCGGCAGGGGTGCGCAACCTGACGATCGGCTGA